GCGTGAAGCCGGAGGAGCGCCGATGAAGATTTAGATTAGAATTTTACATTGTATATGGATTTGATGATTTTAAAACAGACGCATCCGCCGGGCATTTGGGGGCGAGGGATTTGTAGATGCTCTAATGAGTTAAAAATGCATTGCATGAACACACTCTGAACCAATGTCTAGAGAACCCACGCGAAGCTAGAGCCCATCGGCACAAGGCACACACAACGTGAAAGGGTTGCGACCACAAGCTATAAATCACAAGAggctctctccctcttccccctttctcttcGTCTCTCGTCATCTTTGTTCCCCAGCCAGCCGTCCACCCTTCCGCCCACCACCGCACACCATGGACGAAAGTGGATTTCTTGAGCGTACGCACCCGGGTCGCTCTATCTCGGCCGCTCGTTCCGGAGTCCGCACCTCGAGATGCTCAGCAGTTATGATCGTTTGCCTGGTTGGATTACCGTGGCATATGGAGGTTACGGAGACCGTCGTCACAGGACCTTTTGGACGTACTAGGCTCTGCACGAATTTGTTTGTTTGTGCCAGTTGAAAAAATACTGGGAGCACGCCCGTGACACCGACGATCGAGTCTGCGCGGCGGCCGTGTTCGTCCATCCAGCAGACGAGCTGGAGGACATAGCTAGCATGCGAATCAGCACCTTCAAGCAGCGTGTGTGATTTTACGGATGCATAAATGGAGCTCCGGTGGGTGTATATATAGCCGGCTTGTGGTGTACGTGTTTGCAAGTTAGGCGGTTCACCATGGCCATGCAGTGGAATAACTTTTTTAGTAAGGGTCACTCATACGAGCTGCTGAACTTTTAAAAGGCATACTGAATCATTTTGTAACCTCCTCTGAACGAGCACGGGCTGGCCGCTATGGACATCGCGCCTGGCGCGTTCAAGTACCAACGCATGGGCCAACATGCACCGCACCATAGTAAAAATCGCGTGGTGAATAGATTAAACATTCTACTCCACCCTCGCAACACACAGCCGTAACTCGCTGCCGGTAAAAACGGTTTTTATTACCACCCGTGACCCCACGGCAGGTGAATGGACAGGCAATGCATGGAATCTACTTTTGCTATACGCGTGCTGCCTTCAGCCAAAGCCGATACTGATACGTCTCGTCGCACCGCATCCTATACAAGCACCCGGATCCTTTGTGCATATATAGCATGTGGGTCATGTATTGACATTCGCAGAAAATCAACTACACCACTGCGCCCCACTCTCGTGTTCAGCCAGCAAAGATTCCAAAGCATCACCAAGTCCCCATGCCCGCCCACAGAGTGCTCCGCGGATGACTCCTCTGTCTCCTTTCTGGAGGTGTCTGCTTTCGAAGCCCACATGTGTCTGTCATTTTGTGCGAGCGGATGGGCCATCTGGTACAGTTCCCCCTAGCCCAAGTAGGCGATCGCGGTCCCTTACTGCCAGATAACGTGGCCCATAATATTTTCCGTTCTGTGTAGCACACATCCCAATGAATATGGACGTCCAGGATAGCAGTACCCGGGTGCGTAAACTCACCTGAATGATTTCGCACCATGGACTACGTCTTCCCTTCCGTAGGCGCCCTCCCCGCACCCAACTACAGGCACCAGCCCCTTCTAGGCCGGGAGAACCTTCGCTTCAGCCTCCCGGGCAACTCCAACCGCTACCTCCCCCTGCGCAGCAAGGAGGCGGCCGAGGACGGAGCACGTGCACGTCGCAGACGCCGCGACCACCATGCCTCCTCCGACTCGACCTCGGCGACCGATGCCGCCCACGCCTCGACCTCCGCGACCGACGCCTCTGCCGCCAGGCGACGCAGGCACCGACGGCCCCGGCCCCGACCCCGACGACCCGAACGTGAGGAGCGCCCCGTGGAGGTCGCTGATCGAGCGTGggggggaagacgtctcctcgcCTTCGCCTTCCTCGTGGTCACCGGCGGCGTGTCCGCCGTCCTTCTTCTCGGTGGGCATGAGCTCTCCATCTGGACCTACACCGCCGCGCAGACATCCTGCACCTGCTCCCCCGCCGCCGGTACGcctctcctccctccttcctcctcccgctCTTCCGTATTGCATTGCTCGGAACATTCGAGATTGACTtgaaggccaaagaagccaagaACTAGGCGTAGGGAGGCAAAAGAAGAGGGGTTATGGCCGAAGCGGGCAGGCGGCTGCGCATCCACCTCTCGGACGACGCCATTGATGGCGGAGCCGCCGCGGGCCGGGATGGCGGGCGCTTGTTCGTAGAATAGCGAGGCGAGAAGAGGGGTCAGACGCGCGGCATttgccggagcggcggcggcagtggcggtGCCACGCCCTTAATCGAGTTCTTGTTCTTCCAAGAACGACTCCTGGTCGTCCGCGCCAGCCAACTCGCCGTGGCGGCGCCGTTCTTGGATCGCGGCGCTTCCCTTTGTACAATAGCAAGGCGAGAAGAGGGGTTAGCAGCGGGGTATTGGCCGACACGGCGGAGCACGCTCTCAATCGAGTTCTTGTTCGTCCAAGAACGACCCCAGGTCTTCCGACCGACCACCTCGGCGTGGCGGGGGCGTTTGGGGAGGCGGCGCGCGGCGCAGATTAAGCGGCGGAGCCCGGCGAGGGTTAACACGTTCGGGGGAGCTCCGGGCATGAGAGGGTGGAGGACGCGCTCCGGTCGTGTCGTGGAGCGGCAGACCTAGTTGTTGCGCGTGCCGGCGTCTGATTCCTGCTCGCTCGCCATTGCTCATAATTGGGAAACTTGGTGCAAATCTCTAACATCCTAAATGTTAGCAAAACTTTCTCATATGGGTGTATTTTGGTTCTTAAACTATTAAACAATACAATATAATACATTTTGATTATGTGAATGATTCATCTAATTTTCTTTTATGATTGGTTGTGGTACATTCTCTTTAATGAACTATTCTAGTTGCGATTTTGATGTATTTTTTTCTTATATCTTtcaattattttgatttaaattgcaactgaacaactcCCACAAAATAAAAATGTCATATTATTTAAATCTAATCATATAGTGATTGATTATGCATTTTAGTGGAATCCATCGCTAATAATAAAAATAAGTTTTTACTTACACCACTATTTGTTTAAAGGGGAGCAATAGGCGCCGGCGCgccggcccaaatttgggccggtcGCAGCCCAGGCGTTGGATGTGTGCATGCACGGCCGTTAGATCTGGGCTCCTCCTGTCGTCTTCTCTTCCAAAAACAAATCTGAGCGATGCCGGTGAAGAACACGAGCAGCGGCGCTGCTGGCACTCTCCATGGATGAGCGAACGAGTAACCTCGAAGCACCGTCACTTCGCCGCCGGTCGCCGTCCTCGCCGGTGGTCGGTGCCTCCCAAGCGTTTCTCGCCGACTTCACGCATGCAACACCGAGCGCTTGCAGGTTGCAGTCACAAAGTGCCATGGGTCGCAGCTCCGGTGGCGGCGGTCGCCGGCCGCAGCGCTCCATGGACGAACTCGCAGTCTACCTCCCTCGGTTTCTGGTCGCAGCAAAACCGCCTGCCAGTTATAGCAAACACGAACAACGGTTGCAGCAAAGAAGCAGCTCCTATCATTGCCGCACGCCATTGTCAGCTTACCGCTCTCTCGTTGAAGCTTTTTCAGAAGCGGGTTGAAGCTTTCTCATAGTCGGTTGCAGCTTTTCTCTGATTTTGTTCGCCGGTCACTGCCAAAAGAAGGGTGGTAACAAATTATGTCGCCGGTCGTAGCAAAAAATGACCGCGGTTGCAGCAAAAAATGTGGTCACCGCCGTCGCATGTTTAGCATCACCATTAATGATGTAGCAAATCTCGATGATGGTAGTAGCAAACATTTACGACGGATGCAGCAAAAACACGTCTCGCCATATAACCAATGCAGCTCGCGCGCTACAGGTTGCAGCTCGCCTTGTTGCGGGTTGTAGCAAATTGCAACAATGATGGTAGCACTTTCACAGAtagagggagaggagagggagggtCAAGCTGGAAACTGCCCCTCATGGCAGCACCTAGGGGGGACGTAGCAGCATCTGTGGGGGATTGTAGCAAATCGCGACTATAGTTGTAGCAGTTTCAAaggtagagagagagagagagaggagatcAGGAGAGGGACGGCCAAGCTGGACCCCCCTTGTAGCAGCACCTAGGGTAGCCATGGAGCTGTGCTCTAGCTGGGGAAGAAAAAGGGAAGGGACGAGTGGAGGAGAGAGCTACAGAGAAAAGATAAGAGAAATACAGTGCGTGGGCCAGAAAAAAGTATGAGTGCGTTGTCTCCCTGGTCGTACGATCCAGTTGGATCGCGTGGCCCGCGCGCGTCCGGCGCAATGGTTTGGCCGGCGCGCCGGGTGGAAATGTTTCCCTTGTTTAAATAGGGTAAATTACTTTGTATTATTTTCCTTTTATTCTGAAAAAGCTTCTGCATGCAAGTTTGGTCGATTATGATGTGTTTTTATCAGTATTATATTTTTTTACTGTTTACCTATTATATgtgatctaaacgcttttatattggTTTACTGAGTGAGTCTTATTTTATCACTTTATATGAGAAGTAAAAAAACATACCTGTCATGTAGCTATCTTGTATCATGTATCCATACCCCCAAACGTGTCAGCAGGTTGCTGCTGGGTGCTTGTGCCCTTGAGTCGTCGAGTCCGACTTTTTTCATTGATAGCCGACCAGTGTCTATTTGTGCCAATGCAACATGTGCATGTTTTCCATCACAGCCACGTTAAATTAAAGGACTGTTGGGCTGACAGCATTATTATTTTTGCAATAATAGATTCCGGCCCGTTATGTAGCAAAGGCCCATCTGGCTGTCAATCGTTGTGCGATCAATCGTTGATTCGTTGGCTCCAGGAAGCCGGTAGGGATATGTTTAGAATAATACCACCTCGGATATAGAAATAATATGATCAAAGTGGACCGACGACGGACAAAAAACGGACAAAATTACGGTGGTAAGAAGCGATAGCCGCTTTATTATTAGATAAAGATAAAGATAAAGATATGTTCACTTCTACTTCGGTACACCCTCCTTAAACACATCAAAGGCTAAGATCTGCCCATACCCCTTCGCTGTCAGTGGCACGATCGTCTTATGTAAAAAATCTACCCCGCGTGTCCACGCCGATACCCCCGCGCGCCTGTGTATCAGGGGCTGCGGGACCAGCCGAGCCGCTTGGCAGCCGTGAGGACGCGAGCCGTGCCGAGCCGTTAGCATCCATGGGCCCACAATGTCAGATGCAGGGTGTGTTTGTTTTCAAAAGTGGGCGTTGACCGGTGGGGGTGTACGTGTGGTCGTGGCGCGGACGGCCGTATCGTCGTGCAGTTAACTGCTTGCACTAATTGCGGCGTGCATGCAGGCGCCGACTGCTCGCGGCCGATCTCCTACCGCCCGCCTTCTGCCCTCGTAGTCCGCGCCCTCCACTGCCGCGCGTGCGGCGACCGCCCGCCTTCTGCCTCGGGCCGGCTGTTGACGCGACCGCTCGGCTGCCGCCACTGCGGCGACCGGCCCGCCAAACGCCATCGATGCCTCGCCTTCCGCCCGCACGCCTTCACACACCAGCCCTGCCGCGCCTGCCGCCCTCGCGCCTTCACACGCCACCGCTGCCGCGCCTGCAGCCCGCCCGCCTTCCCACGCCACCGCTGCCGCGCGTGCCGCCCGCCTCTCTCGTGGCGCGCGCCACCGACGGCTCGCCCGGGCCACTCCCTCCACCCGCCGGCTATAAAAGGCCGCCCCGCCCCTCTCTTCTCCACTCCACACCACCGACACGCACCCGCCCCGCCCCTGTCTTCTCCAGTCCATCTCATCTCCACGCCACCGACACGCACCCCGGCGATGTCTTCGAGCGACTCCGACGAAGGCGCGTGGCCGGGCGGCGTCTGGCCGTTGAGCCTCACCATCCGCGACACGGAGGACCTCGCCCGGTTCGGCCTGATGGTGCCGCCGGTTTCGAAGGTGCCGGGGCCATGGCGGATCGGCGCAGACGGCGTCCCCACACGCGGCTCGCCACCGACGCCGGAGCAGCTCCACGCCTTCCCTGGCGCCCGGTACAACAGGAAGGCCCGCCGCCGCTTCTGGCGAGGCAAAAACTTCGATGTCGTCCTCGGCGCGTTCAGGGACGCGGCGGCCGACCGCCCCGTCGGAGACATTACCGGCGAGGTCGGCTGttctcgtcgccgccgccgccaactcccACCCGCTCCCGGCCCTAGTACTCGGGCACAGCAGGCACCCCCTGCCCCGGCGCTGTCCCCGCTCCCGCCGGCGCAGGCCGCCCTCGCGCAAGACGGCGACCCCGATGACACCCCGGGGCTACTTGCGGTGCTGGCCCGGTCGGcagccgaggcggcggcggcggcgcgcgaggAGAGAGAGATGCAGGCGGCCTTAGCGGCGGTGCGGGCGCAGGAGGCGCAGCATGGCGGCAACTGGTGGGACGACGACTCcggcgatgacggcggcgaagGAGGCGCTGGCGTTGTCGACCTCGCCGGCGCCAGCGACGACGagtagtttagttttaggtttagatttaaaTTTCGTTCTAAGTTATGTAAAATATCTTTAAGTATGAATGAAGTCGGAATGGTTTATCTGGAAAAATATATCCTTATGTTTAATTTGATATTAGTCGTGCAACAAAGCTTcgaaaaataaacaaaaatacATGCATTTGAGCATTACGAGACGACAAGTGGTAAAATAAAACTGAGACAAAACGGCCGGTTCGCTCATAACAGAACGGCCTCCGGTAAACGATGTGAATTTTTCGAATGACCTCAACGGTCTTCGGAAAaatcatggatattcatagagTAGCAAAAAGCAACGAAACTTTTCATAGATGCTAGTCATTGATTAAAAAGTCCTTTCGGATGGGCCCTTCGCTACCCGTTGAATGTATTTGGAGACAAAAAACAAGTAGCGTCACGTCCGGAGAATGCTTTAATGTGTTTTCACCGCAAAAATTGTAGAAAATACATAGTGGCAAAAAGCCACGAAATTTTTCATGCACACTAGTCATGATGATACAACAGTCAGAAATTTTTTTTGGGTTTATTTGAGTTGGTATGCCCACCCCCACACTCAATCCAAGAATTGAACGTATTTGGACACTAAAAACATGTTGCGTCACGTCTGGTCAGTGTTTTAGGTGTTTTCATCAAAAAATTGTAGAAAATTCATAAAGTGGCAAAAAGGTACGAAACTTGTCATGCATAGTAGTCATGATGGTAGAACACTATAAAAGAATTTGGATTCATTTGAAGGATGTC
The Aegilops tauschii subsp. strangulata cultivar AL8/78 chromosome 3, Aet v6.0, whole genome shotgun sequence genome window above contains:
- the LOC109766414 gene encoding uncharacterized protein isoform X2, whose translation is MSSSDSDEGAWPGGVWPLSLTIRDTEDLARFGLMVPPVSKVPGPWRIGADGVPTRGSPPTPEQLHAFPGARYNRKARRRFWRGKNFDVVLGAFRDAAADRPVGDITGEVGCSRRRRRQLPPAPGPSTRAQQAPPAPALSPLPPAQAALAQDGDPDDTPGLLAVLARSAAEAAAAAREEREMQAALAAVRAQEAQHGGNWWDDDSGDDGGEGGAGVVDLAGASDDE